One stretch of bacterium DNA includes these proteins:
- a CDS encoding ABC transporter permease — protein MNWRRVLHLMRKELLQLRRDPQMLRILFASPLFQLFVFGYAVTTDVRHVATALLDQDRTVQSREIAERFRRSGYFDLERLPAGPDEVDALLDAGRVQAALVIPRGFAADLAADRTARVQVLVDGSDSMTAGMIAGYVGGIAGEYSSRVGAERLERLRARVQRVPAVEERTRVWYNPELKSVRYMVPGVLSMTLFLVTMLMTSMAIVKEREIGTLEQLVVTPITARELILGKTLPYIGIGFALMLLMMALSTFWFRVPVAGSVPLLFALSLVFIFTSLGLGLFISTVSHTQQQAMMMTLFIMLPSILLSGFIFPIANMPRVIQVVTHVIPLRYFLVIVRGIFLKGNGLAILWPQVAVLLGFGVGILGLSALRFRKRLG, from the coding sequence ATGAACTGGCGGCGCGTCCTGCACCTGATGCGCAAGGAGCTGCTCCAGCTCCGGCGCGACCCGCAGATGCTGCGCATCCTCTTCGCCTCGCCGCTCTTCCAGCTCTTCGTCTTCGGCTACGCCGTGACGACCGACGTGCGCCACGTCGCCACCGCGCTGCTCGACCAGGACCGCACCGTGCAGAGCCGGGAGATCGCCGAGCGCTTCCGGCGCTCGGGCTACTTCGACCTCGAGCGGCTGCCTGCGGGCCCCGACGAGGTCGACGCGCTGCTCGACGCCGGGCGCGTGCAGGCCGCCCTCGTCATCCCGCGGGGCTTCGCCGCCGACCTCGCCGCCGACCGCACCGCGCGCGTCCAGGTGCTCGTCGACGGCAGCGACTCGATGACCGCGGGCATGATCGCCGGCTACGTCGGGGGGATCGCCGGCGAGTACTCCTCGCGGGTGGGCGCCGAGCGCCTGGAGCGGCTGCGCGCGCGGGTGCAGCGTGTCCCGGCGGTCGAGGAGCGCACCCGGGTCTGGTACAACCCCGAGCTCAAGAGCGTGCGCTACATGGTGCCGGGGGTGCTCTCGATGACCCTCTTCCTGGTGACGATGCTCATGACCTCGATGGCGATCGTCAAGGAGCGCGAGATCGGTACGCTCGAGCAGCTCGTGGTCACCCCGATCACGGCGCGGGAGCTGATCCTCGGCAAGACGCTGCCCTACATCGGCATCGGCTTCGCGCTGATGCTCCTCATGATGGCGCTGTCGACCTTCTGGTTCCGCGTGCCCGTCGCCGGCTCCGTGCCGCTGCTCTTCGCGCTCTCCCTGGTCTTCATCTTCACGAGCCTCGGGCTGGGGCTCTTCATCTCGACGGTGTCGCACACGCAGCAGCAGGCGATGATGATGACACTCTTCATCATGCTCCCGTCGATCCTGCTCTCGGGGTTCATCTTCCCGATCGCCAACATGCCGCGGGTGATCCAGGTGGTGACGCACGTGATCCCGCTGCGCTACTTCCTCGTGATCGTCCGCGGCATCTTCCTCAAGGGCAACGGGCTCGCGATCCTCTGGCCGCAGGTGGCGGTGCTCCTGGGGTTCGGGGTCGGCATCCTCGGACTCTCCGCCCTCCGCTTCCGGAAGCGATTGGGTTGA
- a CDS encoding efflux RND transporter periplasmic adaptor subunit, producing the protein AAVDLAVAGPRRETIRSAEARVEAARGSLAAAESLLAQARVAAPGDGRVSLRNAEPGEVVTPGFPILRIAELGRVWLRVYVPETRIGLVKPGQRAAVSVDAFPGRSFPGVVAEIAEKPEFTPKNVQTREERVKLVFGVKVEIENPGGELKPGMPADAVITVR; encoded by the coding sequence GGCTGCGGTCGACCTCGCGGTCGCCGGGCCGCGCCGCGAGACGATCCGGAGCGCGGAGGCGCGCGTCGAGGCGGCGCGCGGCTCGTTGGCGGCGGCCGAGTCGCTCCTGGCGCAGGCGCGGGTCGCCGCCCCCGGCGACGGCCGCGTCAGCCTGCGCAACGCCGAGCCGGGCGAGGTGGTGACGCCGGGCTTCCCGATCCTGCGGATCGCCGAGCTCGGCCGCGTCTGGCTGCGGGTCTACGTCCCGGAGACGCGCATCGGCCTCGTCAAGCCCGGCCAGCGCGCGGCGGTGAGCGTCGACGCTTTCCCCGGGCGGTCCTTCCCCGGGGTCGTGGCGGAGATCGCCGAGAAGCCGGAGTTCACGCCGAAGAACGTCCAGACCCGCGAGGAGCGGGTGAAGCTCGTCTTCGGCGTGAAGGTGGAGATCGAGAACCCGGGCGGGGAGCTCAAGCCCGGGATGCCGGCGGACGCGGTGATCACGGTGAGATGA
- a CDS encoding HD domain-containing protein — MKASDPLLAEAFGILEAIAARGRLAVIAGGAVRDGALGRALSDADIATDMSLEELATLFTTHAVGRSRQFETVVVVRGGRVFEITRFRGGAGAVPPGEGARSAAAVADLLRKDAAHRDFTINALLLDAGGRVLDFHGGLADLRARLVRAVGEPTERFEEDPARLMRAARFAACLDFAIEPRTEAAVRAMAPRLAGVAPERLGGEILKMAAAGGPALARGIELLDGLGLLRTVLPEVADLQGLEHPPDKHPEGGVWEHTLAAVRSSASTDPGVNLAVLLHDIGKRPTHALVDGRPTYHGHEAAGAALAEGIARRLALPQRLREALVFAIDNHRRAAKLDEMRRSKRLALVTHEHWPTLRALSLCDRAARGDAEAVARRAAFFAEAERDAAAAGAAHRAGPVISGTRIMELTGLAPGPRVGTIQRQVTEWALDGRIEEQGRIEAEALRLAAPSAQGGTSP, encoded by the coding sequence GTGAAGGCCTCCGACCCCCTGCTCGCCGAGGCGTTCGGGATCCTCGAGGCCATCGCCGCCCGCGGCCGGCTCGCCGTGATCGCCGGCGGCGCGGTGCGCGACGGCGCGCTCGGCCGCGCGCTGAGCGATGCCGACATCGCGACCGACATGTCCCTCGAGGAATTGGCGACGCTGTTCACCACCCACGCCGTCGGCCGCTCCCGCCAGTTCGAGACGGTCGTGGTCGTGCGCGGCGGGCGCGTCTTCGAGATCACGCGCTTCCGGGGAGGCGCGGGGGCGGTCCCCCCGGGGGAAGGTGCACGATCCGCCGCGGCCGTCGCCGATCTCCTGCGGAAGGACGCCGCGCACCGGGACTTCACGATCAACGCGCTGCTGCTCGACGCCGGGGGGCGCGTGCTCGACTTCCACGGCGGACTCGCCGACCTGCGCGCGCGGCTGGTGCGGGCGGTCGGCGAGCCGACGGAGCGCTTCGAGGAGGACCCGGCGCGGCTGATGCGGGCCGCCCGCTTCGCCGCGTGCCTGGACTTCGCGATCGAGCCGCGGACGGAGGCGGCGGTGCGGGCCATGGCGCCGCGGCTTGCGGGCGTCGCCCCCGAGCGCCTCGGCGGCGAGATCCTGAAGATGGCCGCCGCCGGCGGGCCGGCGCTGGCCCGCGGCATCGAGCTGCTCGACGGCCTCGGGCTGCTGCGGACCGTGCTGCCCGAGGTCGCCGACCTCCAGGGCCTCGAGCATCCTCCCGACAAGCACCCCGAGGGCGGCGTCTGGGAGCACACGCTGGCGGCGGTGCGCTCCTCGGCCTCGACGGATCCCGGCGTCAACCTCGCGGTGCTGCTGCACGACATCGGCAAGCGGCCCACGCATGCGCTCGTCGACGGCCGGCCGACCTACCACGGGCACGAGGCGGCGGGGGCCGCGCTCGCCGAGGGGATCGCCCGGCGGCTCGCCCTGCCGCAGCGACTGCGGGAAGCGCTCGTCTTCGCGATCGACAACCACCGGCGGGCGGCAAAGCTCGACGAGATGCGGCGCTCGAAGCGCCTGGCGCTGGTCACGCACGAGCACTGGCCGACGCTGCGGGCGCTGTCGCTCTGCGACCGGGCCGCGCGGGGGGATGCGGAAGCGGTCGCCCGCCGGGCGGCGTTCTTCGCCGAGGCGGAGCGCGATGCGGCCGCCGCCGGCGCCGCCCACCGCGCTGGTCCCGTGATCAGCGGCACCCGGATCATGGAGCTGACGGGCCTCGCGCCAGGCCCGCGCGTCGGCACAATCCAGCGACAGGTCACCGAGTGGGCGCTGGACGGGCGGATCGAGGAACAGGGGCGGATCGAGGCGGAGGCGCTGCGGCTCGCGGCGCCTTCCGCCCAGGGAGGGACGTCACCATGA
- a CDS encoding PspC domain-containing protein translates to MKRKLRKVRGRKWIGGVCAGIAYWLGVAAWLVRLVLTLSVICFGFGALLYVLLWVFMPAWDETPADYDEVAGG, encoded by the coding sequence ATGAAGAGGAAACTGCGGAAGGTCCGGGGCAGGAAATGGATCGGCGGCGTGTGCGCCGGCATCGCCTACTGGCTGGGCGTCGCGGCCTGGCTGGTGCGGCTGGTCCTGACCCTGTCCGTCATCTGCTTCGGCTTCGGTGCCCTGCTCTACGTCCTGCTCTGGGTCTTCATGCCCGCGTGGGACGAGACGCCGGCGGACTACGACGAGGTGGCGGGGGGCTGA
- a CDS encoding ABC transporter ATP-binding protein, which produces MPEPVIVARGLRKRFGATPAVDGLDLEVAAGEIFGLVGPDGAGKTTAIRMLCGILDADGGEVAVAGVDVRREPERVKGRIGYMSQRFSLYGDLTVAENLRFFAGLFRVPRGERGRREEELYAFSRLGPYRDRLAQNLSGGMKQKLALACTLVHRPEVLLLDEPTTGVDPVSRRDFWSILYGLHRDGATILVSTPYMDEAERCGRVALMEGGRIRLCDTPEGVRGRMRGEVIEVTARPQRLARKALAGLPGVLGIEVFGDRLHVWAERAAPVEEALCAHLAAQGVELCAHRRVEPGLEDVFVSLLSPAGSGPGNGS; this is translated from the coding sequence ATGCCCGAACCCGTCATCGTCGCCCGCGGCCTGCGCAAGCGCTTCGGCGCCACGCCCGCCGTCGATGGGCTCGACCTCGAAGTCGCGGCCGGCGAGATCTTCGGCCTCGTCGGCCCGGACGGCGCGGGGAAGACGACCGCGATCCGCATGCTCTGCGGCATCCTCGACGCCGACGGCGGCGAGGTCGCGGTCGCCGGCGTGGACGTGCGGCGGGAACCCGAGCGGGTCAAGGGGCGCATCGGCTACATGTCGCAGCGCTTCTCGCTGTACGGGGACCTGACGGTCGCGGAGAACCTGCGCTTCTTCGCCGGCCTCTTCCGCGTCCCGCGCGGCGAACGCGGGCGGCGCGAGGAGGAGCTCTACGCCTTCTCGCGGCTCGGCCCCTACCGCGACCGCCTCGCCCAGAACCTCTCCGGCGGCATGAAGCAGAAGCTCGCGCTGGCCTGCACCCTCGTCCACCGGCCCGAGGTGCTGCTGCTCGACGAGCCGACGACGGGGGTGGATCCGGTCTCCCGCCGCGACTTCTGGTCGATCCTCTACGGACTGCACCGGGACGGCGCGACGATCCTGGTCAGCACGCCGTACATGGACGAGGCGGAGCGCTGCGGGCGCGTCGCGCTCATGGAGGGCGGGCGCATCCGCCTCTGCGACACGCCGGAGGGGGTGCGCGGGCGCATGCGCGGCGAGGTCATCGAGGTCACCGCGCGGCCGCAGCGGCTCGCGCGCAAGGCGCTCGCCGGGCTCCCGGGGGTGCTGGGCATCGAGGTCTTCGGCGACCGGCTCCACGTCTGGGCCGAGCGTGCCGCGCCCGTCGAGGAGGCGCTCTGCGCACACCTGGCGGCGCAGGGCGTGGAGCTCTGCGCGCACCGCCGTGTCGAGCCCGGCCTCGAGGACGTCTTCGTGTCGCTGCTGTCCCCGGCCGGGTCCGGGCCCGGGAACGGCTCATGA
- a CDS encoding MBL fold metallo-hydrolase, protein MQVTVWGARGSIPVSGPEYVRYGGDTTCLEIRGPGEPLLVDAGTGIRRAGNRLHAERARRIHLLFTHAHWDHVIGFPFFRPLFTAGVRIDVYGCLEAQVSLREMVGRTMEAPNFPVDLGDVAAEIVYHEPCRERFTAGGLTVTTLPLSHPNGGVGYCFEEEGRRLVFLTDNELGQVHPGGLVAEEYRRFAAGAELLLHDGEFTAEEYRQTRGWGHSTWSEALELALSAGVQRFGLWHHNMNRDDESLERIVAECRSRSGAAGAQVEVFAAIQGQRLTV, encoded by the coding sequence ATGCAGGTGACGGTCTGGGGCGCGCGCGGGTCAATACCCGTGTCGGGACCGGAGTACGTCCGCTACGGCGGCGACACCACCTGCCTCGAAATCCGCGGTCCGGGCGAGCCCCTCCTTGTCGACGCCGGCACGGGAATCCGGCGGGCCGGAAACCGGCTGCACGCCGAGCGGGCGCGCCGCATCCATCTGCTCTTCACCCACGCGCACTGGGACCATGTCATCGGCTTTCCCTTCTTCCGGCCGTTGTTCACCGCGGGCGTGCGCATCGACGTCTACGGCTGCCTCGAGGCGCAGGTGTCCCTGCGCGAGATGGTCGGCCGGACGATGGAGGCGCCGAACTTCCCGGTGGACCTCGGCGACGTCGCCGCGGAGATCGTGTACCACGAGCCCTGCCGCGAGCGGTTCACCGCCGGCGGCCTCACGGTGACCACGCTGCCGCTGAGCCACCCGAACGGCGGCGTCGGCTACTGCTTCGAGGAGGAGGGACGCCGCCTGGTCTTCCTGACCGACAACGAGCTGGGGCAGGTGCACCCCGGCGGGCTCGTCGCGGAGGAGTACCGGCGGTTCGCGGCCGGGGCCGAGCTGCTGTTGCACGACGGGGAGTTCACCGCCGAGGAGTACCGGCAGACCCGCGGGTGGGGCCACAGCACCTGGAGCGAGGCGCTGGAGTTGGCGCTCTCGGCCGGCGTGCAGCGCTTCGGCCTCTGGCACCACAACATGAACCGCGACGACGAGTCGCTCGAGCGGATCGTCGCCGAGTGCCGCTCGCGCTCGGGCGCGGCGGGCGCGCAGGTCGAGGTCTTCGCCGCCATCCAGGGCCAACGTCTCACCGTCTAG
- a CDS encoding ABC transporter ATP-binding protein codes for MSAGSVAPAVAVEGLTKRFGSFTAVDAITFSVPRGEIFGFLGPNGAGKSTTIRMLCGILAPSGGTGTVAGFDIAREPERIKAVIGYMSQRFSLYDDLTVDENIAFFGGVYGVEGERLAARRAWILRMAGLGGRSGSLTRELSVGWKQRLALGCAVVHEPEILFLDEPTSGVDPLSRRAFWELIASVAEGGVTVFVTTHYMDEAEHCDRLGLVFGGRLAALGTPAELKERYSPATVYEVRAVPLMRALDRLVSQPGVVEAVVHGTALRVTVAPGAGEAEIAAALAASGVTAQRIEGVHPTLEDVFVAVVGEAGGDAAAPAR; via the coding sequence ATGAGCGCCGGGAGCGTCGCACCCGCGGTCGCGGTCGAGGGCCTCACCAAGCGCTTCGGGTCCTTCACCGCCGTCGACGCCATCACCTTCTCCGTGCCGCGCGGCGAGATCTTCGGCTTCCTCGGCCCGAACGGCGCCGGCAAGTCGACGACGATCCGGATGCTCTGCGGGATCCTCGCGCCGAGCGGCGGGACAGGCACGGTCGCCGGCTTCGACATCGCGCGCGAGCCCGAGCGCATCAAGGCCGTCATCGGCTACATGAGCCAGCGCTTCTCGCTCTACGACGACCTCACCGTCGACGAGAACATCGCCTTCTTCGGCGGGGTCTACGGCGTCGAAGGGGAGCGGCTCGCGGCGCGCCGCGCCTGGATCCTGCGCATGGCCGGCCTCGGCGGGCGCTCCGGGAGCCTCACCCGGGAGCTCTCGGTCGGCTGGAAGCAGCGCCTCGCCCTCGGGTGCGCCGTGGTGCACGAGCCGGAGATCCTTTTCCTCGACGAGCCGACGTCCGGGGTCGACCCGCTCTCGCGCCGCGCCTTCTGGGAGCTGATCGCCTCGGTCGCGGAGGGCGGGGTCACCGTCTTCGTGACGACGCACTACATGGACGAGGCGGAGCACTGCGACCGCCTCGGGCTGGTCTTCGGCGGGCGCCTCGCCGCGCTCGGGACCCCCGCGGAGCTCAAGGAGCGTTATTCGCCGGCCACGGTCTACGAGGTCAGGGCCGTGCCGCTGATGCGCGCCCTCGACCGGCTCGTCTCCCAGCCGGGCGTGGTCGAGGCGGTGGTGCACGGGACGGCGCTGCGCGTCACGGTCGCCCCGGGGGCGGGGGAGGCCGAGATCGCCGCCGCCCTTGCCGCATCCGGCGTCACGGCGCAGCGCATCGAGGGCGTGCACCCGACGCTCGAGGACGTCTTCGTCGCCGTCGTCGGGGAGGCGGGCGGCGACGCCGCCGCGCCCGCCCGGTAG
- a CDS encoding ABC transporter permease produces MLQQVALLAWKEALQLRRDWRTLAVIIVLPVLMLVLYGYAINFDLRHVALGVQDEDRTADARRLVDAFRRGESFEVVAWPGSQAEATRLLDAGEVRAVLVIPRGYAEDLAAGRTAIVQLLVDGADSTSATTSIGYAGAIVREHSGAVTVEALRRRGVSVRDGFPPLEARVRFWYNPEQKSVNYIVPGLIAVILMMVSTLLTALTVVRERERGTIEQLVVSPLRPAELIVGKLVPYAAIAFVDVLLVMGAGRLLFGVRVAGSIPLLLALSALYLVAALGIGLLISVVSPTQQTAMTAGILASQLPTILLSGFIFPVRAMPEVVQWLTNLVPARHYLVIVRGIFLKASPLPRLWPQALALAAIAAVTLALAALKFRKRL; encoded by the coding sequence ATGCTGCAGCAGGTGGCGCTCCTGGCGTGGAAGGAGGCGCTGCAGCTGCGCCGCGACTGGCGCACGCTCGCCGTCATCATCGTGCTGCCGGTGCTCATGCTCGTGCTCTACGGCTACGCGATCAACTTCGATTTGCGCCACGTCGCCCTCGGCGTCCAGGACGAGGACCGGACCGCGGACGCGCGCCGGCTCGTCGACGCCTTCCGGCGCGGCGAGAGCTTCGAGGTCGTCGCCTGGCCGGGGTCCCAGGCCGAGGCCACGCGGCTGCTCGACGCGGGCGAGGTACGGGCGGTGCTCGTCATTCCGCGCGGCTACGCGGAGGACCTCGCCGCCGGCCGCACCGCGATCGTGCAGCTGCTGGTCGACGGCGCCGACTCCACGAGCGCCACGACGAGCATCGGCTACGCCGGGGCGATCGTGCGCGAGCACTCCGGCGCGGTCACCGTCGAGGCGCTGCGCCGGCGGGGCGTGAGCGTCCGGGACGGCTTCCCGCCGCTGGAGGCGCGGGTGCGCTTCTGGTACAACCCCGAGCAGAAGAGCGTCAACTACATCGTCCCCGGCCTGATCGCGGTGATCCTGATGATGGTCTCGACGCTCCTGACGGCGCTCACCGTGGTCCGCGAGCGCGAGCGCGGCACCATCGAGCAGCTCGTCGTCTCCCCGCTCCGTCCCGCCGAGCTCATCGTCGGCAAGCTCGTCCCCTACGCCGCGATCGCCTTCGTCGACGTGCTGCTCGTCATGGGCGCCGGCCGGCTGCTCTTCGGGGTGCGCGTGGCCGGCAGCATCCCGCTGCTGCTCGCCCTCTCGGCGCTGTACCTCGTCGCGGCGCTCGGCATCGGCCTGCTGATCTCCGTCGTCTCGCCGACGCAGCAGACCGCGATGACTGCCGGCATCCTCGCCTCCCAGCTGCCGACGATCCTGCTCTCGGGCTTCATCTTCCCGGTGCGCGCGATGCCGGAGGTGGTCCAGTGGCTGACGAACCTCGTCCCGGCCCGCCACTACCTCGTGATCGTCCGCGGCATCTTCCTCAAGGCCAGCCCGCTCCCGCGCCTCTGGCCCCAGGCGCTGGCGCTGGCCGCGATCGCGGCGGTGACGCTCGCCCTCGCCGCCCTGAAATTCAGGAAGAGACTCTGA
- a CDS encoding cytochrome c3 family protein — protein sequence MARRVTGFLAAAFLALALGAGSASAEAAKATLQNGDCVKCHAQQPADIDAGGGKHKTEVGCQDCHAGHRPSSKNNIPACGQCHDGGEHYKLPNCLECHKNPHTPKNITFDRKQTVPCLTCHKEQIKQLKDNPSKHTALACSFCHDVHGKKPNCTQCHKPHAATMTAADCSACHKAHQPKNVVYQQTVQNALCGSCHTRPASLIAATATKHAKVSCVQCHKDKHKMVPNCSQCHESKHPAGIMKKFPNCLTCHNHPHDLNNFAAAAKPAAPAPAAAPAKQ from the coding sequence ATGGCTCGCAGGGTGACAGGTTTTCTCGCGGCGGCATTCCTCGCGCTGGCGCTCGGCGCCGGCAGTGCGTCCGCCGAGGCGGCCAAGGCCACGCTCCAGAACGGGGACTGCGTCAAGTGCCACGCGCAGCAGCCGGCCGACATCGACGCCGGCGGCGGCAAGCACAAGACCGAGGTCGGGTGCCAGGATTGCCACGCGGGGCACCGCCCGTCGTCGAAGAACAACATCCCGGCGTGCGGCCAGTGCCACGACGGCGGGGAGCACTACAAGCTGCCCAACTGCCTCGAGTGCCACAAGAACCCGCACACCCCGAAGAACATCACCTTCGACCGCAAGCAGACCGTGCCCTGCCTGACCTGCCACAAGGAGCAGATCAAGCAGCTCAAGGACAACCCGAGCAAGCACACCGCGCTGGCCTGCTCGTTCTGCCACGACGTGCACGGCAAGAAGCCGAACTGCACGCAGTGCCACAAGCCGCACGCCGCGACGATGACCGCGGCGGATTGCTCGGCCTGCCACAAGGCACACCAGCCGAAGAACGTCGTGTACCAGCAGACGGTGCAGAACGCGCTCTGCGGCTCCTGTCACACGCGGCCGGCGTCGCTGATCGCGGCGACGGCGACGAAGCACGCCAAGGTCTCGTGCGTGCAGTGCCACAAGGACAAGCACAAGATGGTGCCGAACTGCAGCCAGTGCCACGAGTCGAAGCACCCGGCGGGGATCATGAAGAAGTTCCCGAACTGCCTGACCTGCCACAACCACCCGCACGACCTGAACAACTTCGCGGCGGCGGCGAAGCCGGCCGCGCCGGCGCCCGCAGCGGCCCCGGCGAAGCAGTAG
- a CDS encoding BCAM0308 family protein codes for MTGPRCHALTARSQGMEGTSMLQSARRDKMIQPERQDVYRNRTKYEEPTVCSECGAVYEGGRWAWGTGPTGAARAVCPACRRIAGRLPAGRVELSGDFFRAHRDEILNLVRNAEAAERDERPMERIMAIADGGGHTLVTTTGIHVARRIGESLARSYQGALDYRYGDGEASIRVAWAR; via the coding sequence ATGACCGGACCACGGTGTCACGCGCTCACGGCGCGCAGCCAGGGCATGGAGGGGACGTCGATGCTGCAGTCAGCCCGCAGGGACAAGATGATCCAGCCGGAGAGACAGGACGTCTACCGCAACCGCACCAAGTACGAGGAGCCGACCGTCTGCAGCGAGTGCGGCGCGGTCTACGAGGGGGGGCGCTGGGCCTGGGGCACCGGGCCGACGGGGGCCGCGCGGGCCGTGTGCCCGGCGTGCCGCCGCATCGCCGGTCGGCTGCCCGCCGGCCGCGTCGAGCTTTCGGGCGATTTCTTCCGCGCCCACCGCGACGAGATCCTCAACCTCGTGCGCAACGCCGAGGCCGCGGAGCGCGACGAGCGGCCGATGGAGCGGATCATGGCGATCGCCGACGGCGGCGGGCACACGCTCGTGACGACGACGGGCATCCACGTGGCGCGGCGGATCGGCGAGTCGCTCGCGCGCTCCTACCAGGGCGCGCTGGATTACCGCTACGGCGACGGCGAGGCCTCGATCCGCGTCGCCTGGGCCCGCTGA